A stretch of Geomonas oryzisoli DNA encodes these proteins:
- a CDS encoding phospholipase D-like domain-containing protein has product MTSVRRKRRQLLFQTAKFFDFFRRNTEAVTFLGNRATLYRYGSEFFTALLEALPHAGKSICLEFYTIADDETGHRVADALIAAASRGVRVYVLYDYIGCFDTPAAYFKKLTKGGVNCAPFNPPPFRRGIAWFDKRDHRKIVIIDGWRIFTGGMNIADVYSGFGKKKTKWRDVGLKIEGEAGIELLRLFRETWTEEVGVPPVGTDPAPMPELDGDAKVMVVNGGPHQKRSFIRSAFRVAIAGASESVTIASPYFIPGPRVVRSLLRAAGRGVRVRLLLPYKSDVPLVRLVSRTYYGQLLKNGIEIHEMDSAVLHAKVLLIDGNWTMVGSANMDLRSFHRNYELNVVVDSHDFGAHVAHMLESDFAGTRRIVLHEHERRGWPVRVLERLFSPVAWFL; this is encoded by the coding sequence ATGACCAGCGTGCGGCGAAAAAGAAGGCAGTTGCTGTTTCAAACCGCGAAGTTCTTCGACTTCTTCAGGAGGAACACCGAGGCCGTCACGTTTTTGGGCAACCGCGCCACGCTGTACCGCTACGGATCCGAATTCTTCACCGCACTGCTGGAGGCCCTGCCCCATGCCGGCAAAAGCATCTGCCTCGAGTTTTACACCATCGCGGACGACGAGACCGGTCACCGGGTGGCAGACGCCCTGATCGCCGCAGCCTCGCGCGGGGTCAGGGTTTACGTGCTCTACGATTACATCGGCTGTTTCGACACCCCTGCCGCTTACTTCAAGAAACTCACCAAGGGAGGCGTCAACTGCGCCCCCTTCAACCCGCCCCCCTTCCGCCGCGGGATCGCCTGGTTCGACAAACGCGACCACCGAAAGATCGTCATCATCGACGGCTGGCGCATCTTCACCGGCGGCATGAACATCGCCGACGTCTACTCCGGTTTCGGCAAGAAGAAGACCAAGTGGCGCGACGTGGGCCTGAAGATCGAAGGGGAGGCAGGAATCGAGTTGCTGCGCCTGTTTCGGGAGACCTGGACCGAGGAGGTCGGCGTGCCGCCGGTGGGAACCGATCCCGCTCCGATGCCGGAACTTGACGGCGATGCGAAAGTCATGGTAGTGAACGGCGGACCACACCAGAAGCGAAGCTTCATCAGGAGCGCCTTCAGGGTTGCCATCGCGGGGGCATCGGAAAGCGTCACCATCGCGAGCCCGTACTTCATACCGGGACCGCGGGTGGTGCGGTCGCTGCTTAGGGCCGCGGGGCGCGGGGTGCGGGTGCGGCTTTTGCTCCCCTACAAGAGCGATGTGCCCCTGGTGCGCCTGGTGAGCCGGACCTATTACGGCCAGCTGTTGAAAAACGGCATCGAGATCCACGAGATGGACAGCGCGGTCCTCCACGCCAAGGTGCTCCTCATCGATGGCAACTGGACCATGGTCGGCTCGGCCAACATGGACCTGAGAAGCTTCCACAGGAACTACGAGCTCAACGTCGTGGTGGACAGCCACGACTTCGGCGCCCACGTCGCCCACATGCTGGAGAGCGACTTCGCCGGCACGCGGCGCATCGTGCTGCACGAGCACGAGAGAAGGGGATGGCCGGTGCGCGTCCTTGAGCGTCTTTTCAGCCCGGTCGCCTGGTTTTTGTAA
- a CDS encoding NifU family protein, giving the protein MTEEVKAILENIRPALQADGGDVELVEVTDDGIVKVRLVGACGHCPMSTMTLKMGIERTIKDKIPGVKEVVSV; this is encoded by the coding sequence ATGACCGAGGAAGTAAAAGCAATTTTGGAAAACATCAGGCCGGCGCTGCAGGCTGACGGCGGCGATGTTGAACTCGTAGAAGTAACAGACGACGGCATCGTCAAGGTGCGCCTGGTAGGCGCCTGTGGCCACTGCCCGATGTCCACCATGACCCTCAAGATGGGGATCGAAAGGACCATCAAGGATAAGATCCCCGGCGTCAAGGAAGTTGTCTCTGTCTAA
- a CDS encoding aspartate ammonia-lyase gives MTYRLEKDTMGTVEVPESAYYGAQTQRAVNNFPISGLKPHQALVRATVRIKKCAAIANMTTHRLAKEIGDAIVKAADEALAGSFADQFVVDPFQAGAGTSHNMNVNEVLANRANEILGGTRGEYARVNANDHVNMAQSTNDVFPTAMRLAALELAHELDNELRDLSDAFARKGIEFDHILKSGRTHLQDAVPIRLGQEFSAWSIAIANNRSGIERTFAGLRELGIGGTAVGTGLNAEQAFIDLVVEALARETGQELTRGESLVERMQNMDPFVALSSSVKGTAVNLIKIANDLRLLSSGPRTGLGEINLPAMQPGSSIMPGKVNPVLPEVTNMVCFQVMGCDLTVALAAQAGQLELNVMMPVIAFNLLFAMEILKNCLHQLTTLCVTGISANEERCRTFLDQSVGLATVLAPSIGYAAAAEVAKESAKSGKSIREVILERGILTEEELEEVLAPYPLTTPGVHGKD, from the coding sequence ATGACATACCGCTTGGAAAAAGACACCATGGGGACGGTCGAGGTACCCGAAAGCGCCTACTACGGTGCCCAGACGCAGCGTGCAGTGAACAACTTCCCCATCTCCGGGCTGAAGCCGCACCAGGCCCTGGTGCGCGCCACGGTCCGGATCAAGAAATGCGCGGCCATCGCCAACATGACCACGCACCGGCTCGCCAAGGAAATCGGCGACGCCATCGTCAAGGCCGCCGACGAGGCGCTTGCCGGATCGTTCGCCGACCAGTTCGTGGTCGACCCGTTCCAGGCCGGCGCGGGCACCTCCCATAACATGAACGTGAACGAGGTGCTGGCCAACCGCGCCAACGAGATCTTAGGCGGCACCCGCGGGGAATACGCCCGGGTGAACGCCAACGACCATGTCAACATGGCTCAGTCCACCAACGACGTCTTCCCCACGGCGATGCGGCTCGCGGCGCTGGAACTGGCCCACGAGCTGGACAACGAGTTGCGCGACCTCTCCGACGCATTCGCCCGCAAGGGGATCGAGTTCGACCACATCCTCAAATCGGGGCGCACCCACCTGCAGGACGCGGTGCCGATCCGCCTGGGGCAGGAGTTTTCCGCCTGGTCCATCGCCATCGCCAACAACCGTTCCGGCATCGAACGCACCTTTGCCGGCCTCAGGGAACTGGGGATCGGAGGGACCGCGGTCGGCACCGGTCTCAACGCCGAGCAGGCCTTCATCGACCTGGTCGTCGAGGCACTGGCGCGAGAGACCGGGCAGGAGTTGACCCGCGGCGAGAGCCTCGTGGAGCGGATGCAGAACATGGATCCCTTCGTCGCCCTTTCTTCGAGCGTCAAGGGGACCGCGGTCAACCTGATCAAGATCGCCAACGACCTGCGCCTGCTCTCTTCCGGGCCGCGCACCGGTCTGGGCGAGATCAACCTACCCGCCATGCAGCCGGGTTCCTCGATCATGCCGGGCAAGGTGAACCCGGTGCTCCCCGAGGTGACCAACATGGTCTGCTTCCAGGTCATGGGGTGCGACCTGACCGTGGCGCTGGCAGCCCAGGCCGGGCAGCTGGAACTGAACGTGATGATGCCGGTCATAGCCTTCAACCTGCTCTTCGCCATGGAGATCCTGAAAAACTGCCTGCACCAGCTGACCACGCTGTGCGTCACCGGCATCAGCGCCAACGAGGAGCGCTGCCGCACCTTCCTGGACCAGTCCGTGGGACTGGCCACGGTGCTGGCGCCCAGCATCGGCTACGCGGCGGCGGCGGAGGTGGCCAAGGAATCCGCGAAGAGCGGCAAGAGTATCCGCGAGGTGATCCTGGAGCGGGGCATACTGACCGAGGAGGAGCTCGAGGAGGTGCTGGCGCCCTACCCGCTCACCACACCGGGCGTGCACGGCAAGGATTAG
- a CDS encoding HAD family hydrolase: MTRPERGKQLKAIVFDLDGTLYQEDRLGEEVNQSAIHYVAALKDISVAEAEVLLEATRAADGVAGTLSRAVVSLGGTLQEMHRRFAADCHPERLLKPDRRVRELLQLLSTSFRLHLYTNNNRDLSGRIMKQIGVGDLLDRVFTIEDSWIPKPDRRIIEDILAKIDCRPQEALFVGDRYRVDLAVPESMGCPVFEMKTTEELLTLADLVH, encoded by the coding sequence GTGACGCGCCCCGAGCGCGGCAAGCAGCTGAAGGCGATCGTATTCGACCTGGACGGGACGCTGTACCAGGAGGACCGGCTGGGCGAGGAGGTCAACCAAAGCGCCATCCACTACGTGGCCGCCCTCAAAGATATCTCCGTGGCGGAGGCGGAAGTCCTCCTCGAGGCGACCCGTGCCGCGGACGGCGTAGCCGGCACCCTGAGCCGCGCCGTGGTGTCCCTGGGGGGAACCCTCCAGGAGATGCACAGAAGGTTCGCCGCCGACTGCCATCCCGAACGGCTGCTCAAACCGGACCGCCGGGTCCGGGAACTGCTGCAGCTTCTGTCGACCAGCTTCCGACTCCACCTCTACACCAACAACAACCGCGACCTTTCCGGACGGATCATGAAGCAGATCGGCGTGGGCGACCTGCTGGACCGGGTGTTCACCATCGAGGACTCCTGGATCCCGAAGCCCGATCGCAGGATCATCGAAGACATCCTGGCGAAGATCGACTGCCGCCCGCAGGAGGCGCTTTTCGTCGGGGACCGCTACCGGGTCGATCTGGCCGTCCCCGAATCGATGGGATGCCCTGTCTTCGAGATGAAAACGACCGAAGAGCTGCTGACACTGGCGGATCTGGTACACTGA
- a CDS encoding class I SAM-dependent methyltransferase — protein sequence MAEAAATTKLAEILLKRIRSRGDITFASFMESALYEPDLGYYTSPGRKVGAEGDFYTSMNVHSAFGRLISREIGRFWQLLDSPESFTIAEAGAGGGQLAQDILDAIAEENPAFYAALTYRLIEKEPSLQEAQAARLARHAERLAWSSPKELAEGALKFTGCIISNELFDAMPVHLIEMTEQGLKEVFVSADANSFRERLLPPSTPELEAYLRSFDVRLMPGQRAEINLAAPAWIASAAATLERGFVLTIDYGYLSEELYTPQRRNGTLLCYHKHSTNEDPYQLVGEQDITTHINFSSLIEAGKERGLAAVWYGEQYRFLMGVGLLEELMQLVAQAKDEHESLKHRLAIKKLMMPEGGMGDTFKVLIQAKGVDNPQLLCMRKWGMGL from the coding sequence ATGGCAGAGGCAGCAGCGACGACGAAACTGGCAGAAATCTTACTCAAACGCATCCGCTCCCGCGGTGATATCACCTTCGCCTCCTTCATGGAGAGCGCACTCTACGAACCCGACCTCGGCTACTACACCTCCCCGGGGCGCAAGGTTGGCGCCGAGGGTGATTTTTACACCAGCATGAACGTGCACAGCGCCTTCGGCCGCCTGATCTCCCGCGAGATCGGCCGGTTCTGGCAACTGCTCGACTCGCCGGAATCCTTCACCATCGCCGAGGCCGGCGCGGGTGGCGGTCAACTGGCGCAGGACATCCTGGACGCCATCGCAGAGGAGAATCCCGCCTTTTACGCTGCGCTCACCTACCGCCTCATCGAGAAGGAGCCGTCTCTCCAGGAGGCCCAGGCCGCACGCCTTGCGCGGCACGCCGAAAGGCTGGCCTGGAGCTCGCCCAAGGAACTGGCGGAGGGCGCTCTCAAGTTCACCGGGTGCATCATCTCCAACGAACTGTTCGACGCCATGCCGGTGCACCTGATCGAGATGACGGAGCAAGGGCTCAAGGAGGTGTTCGTCTCGGCTGACGCCAACAGCTTCCGCGAAAGGCTCCTTCCCCCATCCACTCCGGAACTGGAGGCCTATCTGCGCAGCTTCGACGTGCGGCTCATGCCCGGCCAGCGTGCCGAGATCAACCTGGCCGCACCGGCCTGGATCGCTTCGGCCGCCGCGACGCTTGAGCGCGGCTTTGTCCTTACCATCGACTACGGCTACCTCTCCGAGGAGCTGTACACCCCGCAAAGACGCAACGGCACCCTGCTCTGCTACCACAAGCACAGCACCAACGAGGACCCGTACCAACTGGTGGGGGAGCAGGACATCACCACGCACATCAACTTCAGCTCGCTGATCGAGGCCGGCAAGGAGCGAGGACTCGCGGCGGTCTGGTACGGCGAACAGTACCGCTTCCTGATGGGCGTGGGGCTGCTCGAGGAACTGATGCAGCTCGTGGCGCAGGCCAAAGATGAGCATGAAAGCCTGAAGCACCGGCTGGCCATCAAGAAGCTCATGATGCCCGAGGGTGGCATGGGCGACACCTTCAAGGTGCTGATCCAGGCCAAGGGGGTGGATAACCCGCAGCTTCTGTGCATGAGAAAATGGGGGATGGGGCTGTGA
- a CDS encoding helix-turn-helix transcriptional regulator, whose amino-acid sequence MTGKGRPARKYSQAGRVHDVIRLIEARHGISVAELAEETGVNKRTIHRDLVAIQEAGYPLISDWQDGEKVYRFLTRFKDVPPISFTLQELMTLSLLRSQLDLLKGTPFMEDMQGVFRKVNSVLPPRLAAHMERIAEVSLPLLQGKRDYSRCAEYLQQIRNALLYQQTVVISYHSPGRPEAVAYRVDPYTLLFQKGGIYLLGYAQEREALRTFAVERICGVEPLKERFEIPEGFHPGSALGEAFGIVAEPPMDVVIRFSASIAHAIRDRVWHSSQKIEVQQDGTLLLSFHAGGKMEILAWLLSYGAHAELLQPAHLREELAAMVQATAQIYHPPPCPSPSGGGYA is encoded by the coding sequence GTGACCGGGAAGGGACGTCCCGCGCGCAAATACTCCCAGGCGGGCCGGGTCCACGACGTGATCCGCCTCATCGAGGCGCGTCACGGCATCTCCGTGGCCGAGCTCGCCGAGGAGACCGGCGTCAACAAGCGCACCATCCACCGCGACCTGGTCGCCATCCAGGAGGCGGGCTACCCGCTCATCTCGGACTGGCAGGACGGCGAGAAGGTGTACCGCTTCCTGACCCGGTTCAAGGACGTCCCCCCCATCAGCTTCACGCTGCAGGAGCTGATGACCCTTTCCCTTTTGCGCTCCCAGCTCGACCTCCTCAAGGGAACCCCGTTCATGGAAGACATGCAGGGCGTCTTCCGCAAGGTGAACTCGGTGCTGCCGCCGCGCCTTGCCGCCCACATGGAGCGCATCGCCGAGGTGTCCCTGCCGCTTCTGCAGGGAAAACGCGATTACTCGCGCTGCGCCGAATACCTGCAACAGATCCGCAACGCCCTTCTTTACCAGCAGACCGTCGTCATCTCCTACCACTCCCCCGGTCGGCCCGAGGCCGTCGCCTACCGGGTCGACCCTTACACCCTGCTTTTCCAGAAAGGGGGCATCTACCTCCTGGGGTACGCACAGGAGCGTGAGGCGCTACGCACCTTCGCGGTCGAACGCATCTGCGGCGTCGAGCCCTTGAAGGAGCGCTTCGAGATACCGGAAGGTTTTCATCCCGGCTCCGCGCTGGGCGAGGCCTTCGGCATCGTGGCGGAGCCTCCCATGGATGTCGTGATCCGTTTCTCCGCCTCCATCGCCCACGCCATCAGGGACCGAGTCTGGCACTCTTCGCAGAAGATCGAGGTGCAGCAGGACGGTACCCTTCTTTTAAGCTTTCATGCCGGCGGCAAGATGGAGATCCTCGCCTGGCTTCTCTCCTACGGCGCCCACGCCGAACTGCTGCAGCCGGCGCACCTGCGCGAGGAACTCGCGGCAATGGTGCAAGCGACGGCGCAGATCTACCATCCCCCTCCCTGTCCCTCCCCCTCCGGGGGCGGGTACGCTTGA